The Cyclopterus lumpus isolate fCycLum1 chromosome 3, fCycLum1.pri, whole genome shotgun sequence genome includes the window GAGGTGAtagaaatatatgaaataacTAATTACTTAAATAACAAAAgattttattgcattttcttttgcatttgttAATTGTTACTATAAGACCCCGACAgggaaataaagtgtttttctttagcTTTTGCTTTCTGCCTGTTTTTTGGGTCATGTGACAACGGTGGAAATGGGAGTGACGCTGTTGTCGGGGTACAGAAAGCGAAATAAAGTGTAATAATAAAAGATTATGCCAAACAAAACGTGATCTTACAGGCAGGAGACGGCTGTTTGTTCAACCGCGTGAAACGAGAAgtcaacgttgatttatttgtctcGTAACCTGTCCTTAACGTAACTAAGTGTGTCACGATCTTTtactaaacctaaacaagtatTTAACCATCTTTTCTTAAACTTAACTAACTATTTAACAATCgtttcttaaacctaactaagtatttcaggATCTTTTCTTAAAATTAACTGTTTCACAATCTTTtactaaacctaaacaagtatTTAACCAACTTTTCTTAAACTTAACTTACTATTTAACAATTGTTTCTTAAACCTACCTAAGtgtttcacaatcttttcttaaacttaactaagtatttaaccATGTTTTCTTAAACTTAACTAACTATTTAACAATCgtttcttaaacctaactaagggtttcacaatcttttcttaaacttaactaagtatttaaccATGTTTTCTTAAACTTAACTAACTATTTAACAATCatttcttaaacctaactaagtgtttcacaatcttttcttaaacataactaagtgtttcacaatcttttcttaaccataactaagtatttcccGATCTTTTCTTGAACCTAATTAAGTAATTTAcgatcttttcttaaacctaactaactctttaacaatcttttcctagacttaactaagtattttacgatcttttacTCAACCAAACTATTTCAaaatcttttcttaaacctaactaagtgtttCAGGATctttcaggaggaggagacgaggaggaggcgaggaggaagcgaggaggaggcgaggaggagacgaggaggaagcgaggaggagacgaggaggaggcgaggaggagacgaggaggaagcgaggaggagacgaggaggaggcgaggaggaagcgaggaggaggcgaggaggagacgaggaggaagcgaggaggagacgaggaggaggcgaggaggagacgaggaggaagtgaggaggaggcgaggaggagacgaggaggaagcgaggaggaagcgaggaggaggcgaggaggagacgaggaggaggcgaggaggaagcgaggaggaagcgaggaggaagcgaggaggaggcGAGTGGGTACCAGACAAGGTGGAATACGAAGGGAAATAAAACTCCAGGAGTCCAGAAAAATGTTATTTGGGAATAAAGCAGCACGTGTTGAGTTTATTAGAtgcatatgtttttgtttacattccAGTGTTTATGATCAAcgagaagtattcagatcctttagttcgacagtgtagaaatactgttCATAGTCTTAGTGAATAggttaaaaataattaatacttaataatactaataattaataatacttatatataataaagcTTAATAATACTTAGATATAAACATacttaatacttaataatacTTATATATGATAAAGCTTaataatacttatatataataatacttaatacttaataatacTTCCTATGtcctctgcctcccccccccccccccccaccgcccaaAAACAAGGTTCTGTGACGTCAGAACCACATCATTCCTCAAATATTGACATGAAAAGAATATCACTCAGTCCACTGCTTTACGAAACAATAaggatgtttattattattatattattatgatttcaTACACGAACATTCATCTAACAAAATAGTTCAACAGACATAGTTTTggacacctcccccccccccccccccccacacacacacacacacacacacactataatatTCATATTGCTGTCAGGACTGAACAGCAGGTGGTCCTCTTATAGTTtatggtgcattgtgggtattaTTTATCACAACAACGATCCTGTGGTTTCACAGACATTAAGTGGTTCTGGATATTACACGTTATGGGTCTTTATGGTCTTCTCATCTCCTGTCCATCACAATCAATATCCTCAACGTATTTTTCTCTgatataataaacatatatatatatatatatatatatatatatatatatatatatatatatatatatatatatatatatatatatttaaatcataccACAAGAGTTGGCCCGTCACCAAACCTGCTCCTCAGCTGTATCATAAAAATATACGACTAGGAATAGAGttgttctcctccttcttcttctcctccttctcctccttctctccatctcgaGGCTCATAAGCACTTCAGCAGGAAGAAGTTGCAGAAGGCTCCCCGGGGACAGTCGCACATCTTGCCGATGCGCGCGCCTTTCCTCACGGCGCACTGCTCCCCGACGTCACACtgagggaggagcagagggttggtTCACTTAtctacacacacgcgcgcgcgcgcacacacacacgcacacacactgcgaCACGAACGCGCGGATCAACGCGGTACCAATGCAACGGTGGACAGTACCGTTGGAACTTGGCCAAACTTCTTTTCCCATGAAGGAAGTCGTTTCGCCTGCAGCTTCTCGAGAACTTCCTGGAGAGCTCCGAGCtgagcaaataaataaacaaacaaataaacaaaagcaacaaaataaataaaagatttctcAATAAatgtgcctttaaaaaaaatgttttacccaCAAATATGTAGctgattctaaaaaaaaaaaaaaagacaaataaaataaatactttttgcaAAATCATTATAACAGttgcatattttgttttttttcaataagaCACAACTCGATGTCAAATACGTGATCATCTAAATACCCACATTGACTCAAAATGctccacacaaacatgcaaaaacaaaacaaaaacacattgtaagttgtttgtttgttgcagaaGTAATACGCGTGTTTACCAGCTGCTTCTCGCTCGTGAGGTTCGGCCCTTGGGGGTAGAAGTCCCGCAGGGCTCTGGGGCTCAGCTCCTCTTCGGACTCGGAGGCTccgcagagcagcagcagcgcgcAGAGCAGCGCCCCGCCGAGCGTCCTGGAGGTGGTCTGCATGGTGGTCTGCATGGTCCCGATGCGCGGCAGCGTGtggaccccccctcctctcactccGGTCTCaaatagtcccccccccccccttctcctcctcctcctcccccctacACCTTTCCTCTCTGACTCCATCTGCTCGCTCCACCtgattcttttctctttttttgtgtcatgCGTAACAGCTGCTCCGGTGAGTCATCGCGTAAAAGTTGCTGGGCAAAATATGCCTAAaaaaagtcaacaacaacaacaacaacaacaacaacaacacgcagCAGCGCTGATACATAGTGGATTACTTGGGTTTAAAACACCGGAAGCGTTAAACAAATATCAGATTCTATGCGTGTGATTATGATTTGAATGGGAACACATGTAACGCTCCACGCCGTGTTTGTGTCCCACGCGCAGCGTCGCTTTCCGCAGCCTCTCCCCGTGGAGCCGGTGACTCAGTCGGTGCTCTTTATTCTGCTGGAGATGATCAGGAAACACAGCTCGTTATTCTCCATTCAGAG containing:
- the LOC117750898 gene encoding cocaine- and amphetamine-regulated transcript protein-like isoform X1; its protein translation is MQTTMQTTSRTLGGALLCALLLLCGASESEEELSPRALRDFYPQGPNLTSEKQLLGALQEVLEKLQAKRLPSWEKKFGQVPTCDVGEQCAVRKGARIGKMCDCPRGAFCNFFLLKCL
- the LOC117750898 gene encoding cocaine- and amphetamine-regulated transcript protein-like isoform X3, translated to MQTTMQTTSRTLGGALLCALLLLCGASESEEELSPRALRDFYPQGPNLTSEKQLCDVGEQCAVRKGARIGKMCDCPRGAFCNFFLLKCL
- the LOC117750898 gene encoding cocaine- and amphetamine-regulated transcript protein-like isoform X2: MQTTMQTTSRTLGGALLCALLLLCGASESEEELSPRALRDFYPQGPNLTSEKQLNQLHICGSELSRKFSRSCRRNDFLHGKRSLAKFQRVTSGSSAP